The genome window CACGGCACGTTCATGTACTCCACGCGCGTTGAGGTACTCGGAAGGGTTCTCAGGGTCTCCAAGGCCAAGCTCGCCGACAAGGGCGTTTCGAGCATCTGGGAGAGGGTAACCACCCTGGAGCGCGAGGGCATAAATCTGAGCCGCTGGGAGGCCTACGAGCTGCTCAAGGAGAGCTTCTTCAGTGCCTTTGAGCCCGAGGAGGGTGGGCTCACCGACTATGAGCTCGAGCTCGCCGAGAGGCTGGTGGAGGAGAAATATGGAAATCCGGAGTGGAACGAGAGCCGGTGATTTAAGGTAGCTTCCAGTTTTCTTCTATCATATACCGCTCCGCCAGCTCGTAGAACAGTTCGTCCTCGCCGAGCTCCTCCCTCAGTGCCCTGAATTTCTCCTCGAGCCGGGGCAGCCGGCCCTTGCTCCGTCTCAGCATATCGTTGCCGAGGTCAACGGCGAAACGGAGGTACTCATCGTCCACGAGTATCCTTCCATCCCTGCCGAGCGGTGCCGTCAGGTACTCCGTGGCGTTTATCTCCACAAGGTAGCGCTTCGAGACGACCTTGAAGGTGGTGTACTTAAAACCCGAGGCCAAACCGAGCTCGTGGAGTCTCTTTGCCTTTTCCACGTCCTCGGCGACGATGTGGAATATGGGCGGCTGGCTCTTGAGGAATATGAGGCCCTTCTCGGCGTTTCTCAGGGCCTCCCTTGCCTCCTCGAACTCCATCGGCCTGTGGACCTTGATCAGCCACCTCGCGAGGGGCTTGGCCCCGAGGTCCGGTTCCTCCATTATGCCGATCCTGCCGGAGCAGGAGGAGGTCGTGTAGATTCCCCTTATCGAGTTGATGAGCAGGAGGTGATCGATTATATCCGCGTCAACCTTTCCTTCCCTCATAGCCGTGAAGAGGCTCACAAGGGCTTCGCGTTTGGCTTTCATGTCGAAACCTCCGGACGATTCTTAATTCCCGCGAAAGCGTCGTTAAGCGTGGGTTGGGGTAAGTAAAAGGTCTCAGCTTCCTCTTTCAGCCCCTTCTGTCGAAAACTTTATAAAGCTAACCCAAAAGGTTTAGCTGGAAATGGCCAGGGTGGTGTAGCCTGGTTAGCACAGGGGACTGTGGATCCCCTAGCCCGGGTTCAAATCCCGGCCCTGGCCCCAGAACCACCCTTCTCCCAGAATAAAACGCTTTTAAAACTTCTTCCAGCAAACGCGACATGTTAATGCCTTCTCTCTTCGCAAACTCCACCAAATCAGCCCGAATTCTCAACGTAACATTCTTCGTAACTGCACGCTTCTGTACACTGCCCTTGCAAATGCACGTGCAATTGCCTGTGCACGGTCCCATGGCCTGGCACCTCAGAAACACTCAGACAAGCCAACTTAAACAATTTGTGGTAAAAAAGTAAAAAGTCAGTCTGAATTCTCAGACCGCTCAAGAGCGAGTGTAGAGAGAACTTCCAGGCCCAAAGGAGACAACACCACAGCATAATTCCCCGCCAGCTCAAAGAGGTAGCTTTCAAAAAATTTGATGGACCCAAGCACTTCTTCTCCTACCAATCTCTCCACCTTACCCGCCTCAATAAACTCCTCCATTACCTCTTCAAAGATCCTCCTCGCATCAAAAAAACCTCTCCCCTCCCCGGGCACGAAGACGGGAATAAACCCCCATCCAGTATTCCCGGGGTAGATTGAACTCCTTAAAGTACTCAATCATTACCTCGGCCATTTTCTTAAGGACGCCCACAAAATCCAACGGACCTGCATCAGTCCATGTAGTTAATACTTGCACTCCTCCATTCATGGCCAACACCAATGGCCCGAGCGTTAAGACGAGAAATTAAACATAACGGTCAAGACCCAGATAATCCGACCAATTGAAAAACCGAGGAAAGCACCAAAGACAGTCAAAGAAGGCTTTCAATGAGTTTGTAGTCCTCCTCCGGGATTTCCCTCATCGCCTTGCCCATCAAGTGGCCGTTCCACCTCTTCTTGTTGGTGATGAACTTCAGCTTCGGAATGAGCGGCTTGAAGTCAACCTCTCCAAGCTTGACCGGTTTGATCTTTACTCTCAGCGGGTAAGTCTCGTTTGGCACGTGAGCCTTGAAAATCCTGCTTGAATCCTCATAAGGCTCGCTCACGACCTCAAAAATCCCAACGATCTTCGGTTCAAGAACTTCCTTGTTTTCGCGCTCCTGCTTGAGGTAGATAACGAGCCTGTCACCGGGCTTGACCTTGGCGATTGTGTTCCTGTGCCTCCTTGGCACGCCCCAAACGTTCTTTTCCTTAATCACCTTCCAGTTCGCACGGTTGGTAATGCAGAGCCAGTAGGTCATCCAAGATCACCACTCCCTTTTGATCTTTGATTCCCATATCTTTTACGGAATCTGACCACAAGGATTCCAACCAGAGTACCCAGCAAGGTCAGGAACATCCCCGTGGTCATGTAATCCATTTTGAGTGTAAGAGTCGCATAAGTAGTTGAACCAGCAACGACTTTTCCGGTAGTTTCCCCCTTCCAGCATATCGGAAACAAACACTTTCTGCCTACAATCTTGTATTCTTTTGGGCCAAGTTTAAACTGGGCCGTTCCATCTTTTCCGGTTGTATTAACTACAACAGGTCGCGGTTTTTTGTACCTTTCAGGAAACCGCTCCATAAGATACGTGCTCATTACCTTTACAGTTACACCCGAAACGGGCTTATTGTTTTTGATTGCATTAACAACAATCATTCCCCTCTCAATATATTCATCCGAAACATCTTCCTTGTGGCCAGGATTCATAAGTTCATAAGCCTCAACATGTGAGAAATTCTTAAGCTTGCCAAATTGTTTGGGATTCACGATAACTGGATTTCTGGGATTGCTGGGATCGAAGATGATCTTGTACTCTCCAACATAATACTCGGCCCAACTGTGATCTTCTCCAGGAGCTCTCACGACCCTTGCCTTGAATCCTGCCTCATTCATAAGATAAACAAAAACTTCTGCGTATTCCCTGCAATTTGCAAGTTTTGAATGAAGAACCCACTCTGGAGGAACAGGAAAAACTCCAAAAGGTCGAAACAATCGAATTTCTCCCTGTTTATTCTGATAAAAGCCAAATCCTGCAAGTACTCTTTCAGCAAAAGGCAATTTCTCCGGCTCTACAGAATATGGATTCGCGAAGTTCTGCTGTTCCCAAGAGTATATTCTCAAGGCCAGCTCATTGGGGTTACTCGCATTGAGGCCAATTTGAGTAGCAACATCATTGGTCACATCCTCTCCCTCGAAAGTACCGTACATATATGGGATGAAGACAATAACGATGGAAATCCATAAGAAAAGTAGAATGCCATGAATCATGCCCCTTAAAACCTCTCTCCAAGAGAGGTTATGTCTTTTCGTTTGAATTCTCAACAGGTTTAACTTCATTTTTGTCTGGTACCTCCTTTTTGTTTTCTTCTCTTCCCTTACTCTTCTTATTTTGTTTCCACAAAACAGTAAACCCAATTAAATTACCAAGTAGTGTAAACCCAAGTAGAGTATCAATGCTTATCGAAACCCCAAGAAGCCTTATATAAAGCTTGTTTTCAATATTTTCCAAATGGTACCTGATACTTGAGTTAAGTTGCTGTATCCTTTGATTGAGAACTGTAATGTTCTGCTTTATCTGGATAAGCTCAAAATTCGTAACGTTTACCGTCATGTTCTCGTAAAGGCCCTTGTAATAATCTCTTTCCCGTGTAATATTCTCGAGGGTCCGGTTCAATTCCATCAGTTGTTGCTGAAGAATCGATAAGTTCGCTTCACATTCTGCAAGCTTATCCTCTGGAGTCTGAGAGGCCTGTTGTGGGGAAGTCGTTTGAGGGTCACCTGCCCAAACAAAGGGCACAACAATAAACAAGATCAAAAACATCATGAGTACTCTCTTCCCTCTCATTCCATCACCTCACACCATCCTCCGGTGAAGCTTTGTCATGATGCTGTCCTCCAGTTCTCGGGCCTTATTCTCGGGAAACACCTTTCCAACTTCCTCCCAGAAAGCGGAGGAGTGATAAGTCGTCTCAGCCTTCAGGTGTGCAAGCTCATGAACGAGCACGTAGAGTATCTCCTCTTCATCCAACTCCAGCACAGAGGGATCAACCGTAATCGTGCCGTACTTGAATGACACCCTCGCAATGGAAGTCTTCAACGGTCTGACCTTGACTCGTACTTGTCTTTGACAACCGAGCAGGTCCTTGGCCTGTTGAAGCAGCTCATCCAACATGCCTGCGCACCTCTGGGACGATGGACTCCTCCACGAGCTTATCAATCTCTCTTGAGAGCTCGCGGTACTTCTCAAGCTCATCAAAATCAACCGCCCCGGTGAGGTCATCGAAGAGGGCACTTGAGAGCCGTTTAACAGCCCTTGGATTCAGCTTACGGAGTCTCTTAAGCTCCCTCTGGAACTTCCGGAGTTCAACGTTCTTGATGCCCAGGTAGTTCTCAACGTAAAATATGACCGATTCAACAAGGGACTCCTGCCAGCTCCTCCCAGCTTTCTTCTTCTCGTAATCCTCTGACTGCCTCTCAAGGAGTTCCAGCTGCTTCTTAAGGGCCTTAAGATCCAGATTTCTGTTGAGCCACTCCTCGAGGAGGCGGTTGAGCCTCTCCAAAATTGCCTTGTAAACAGGATCATGGGCGTTGTCCTCTGCCTGATAATACAGCCTGTAAAACCTTGCAACAATCTCAAAAGATGCCTCACTGCCAGAGAGTTCTCCGAGCCTCACCTTCACGAGCTCTCTCATCGGTCCGACTTCCATGTGCTCGTGGACAAACCGAAGTAGGTCATCCCAGAACTTGTTCTTTTTACCAGTGAAGCCCACAAGCCTCACAAATGTGGAGTAAACAGTCCCCACTGCAATCATGTCATCCATGTAAGCAAGTCTCGCCGGATGGGCACCGAGGGAGCGATACATTGAAAGGGTCTCCCTGAGCTCATTGAAGAGCCTCACGGCCCTCGGTTCGTTGCCCTTGAAATCAAGGGCAATCGGTGCGAGGATGTTCCGAATTCTGGCCATTTCGTCCTCAAGTTCCTTCCACCTGCCCTGTTTTCTGAAGGCTTTGATGATATCAACCTCGATTCCAATCTCCGAAAGCTCCCGTTTAACCTTCTCAAGCTTGTCCTCAAACTCCTTGACCTTCTCCTCAATACTCCTGGCAAAATTGCGCTGGAAGTCTTCCAGGACTCTCGGGTCCTGCTTGGCGAGCATTTCGTAAATGCTCTTTACCCTGATAACCGCGGGTAGTAGACCAACACCATCCACAACAAGTCCGCTCTCTTTACCTGGATATGGCCTGTTAACTCTCGTAACGGCCTGTAAAAGTCTGTGCTCAAAAATTGGCTTGTAGAGATACATCGTCCGCAGAATTGGAGCGTCAAAGCCCGTGAGAAGCATATCCGTAACGATGAGAACCTTTGGATAATCCTCCTCCTGGAACCACTCCACGATAAGCTTGTTGATACTGTCGTAATCCTTCTTCTGGAACTCCCTCCTCGTTTTAAGCCACTTCTTAAACTCCTCAATAACCTCGCTGGTCTCGTTATGCTGGTAAGTCATGACAACCTCTGAGAGCCTTTCCGCGTTCTGACAGAGCTCCCTGAAGTGCTCCGCAACGTCATGCTTCCCTTCACTCTCAAGAACTTCAATCTGGGAGCAGAAGTAGTTCTTAAACGCCCTGTCAAGGGCTCTCTTGAAGTGCACACAGGCTTCTCTGTTAACCGCCACAACCATCGCCTTGAACTGGAAGCCCATCGTGTCATCGTAGATTCTCTTGGCAATGTACTCAGCAAAGCGTTCAATCTCCTTCGGGCTCTCAAGGAACACCCTTGACTTCCTCAACTCCTCAGCGAGCTCCTTCGAGCTCATCTTCAAGCTTTTCTTTCGGCCCATCAGGAAGGCTTCAACCTCTTCAGGGTCATTCATCTGGTAGGCATCAATGAATGCCTTCAGCTTGTTCTCATCGAGGGCAATGGACACGTCCTCCTCTTCAATAACCTCGTGGATAATGTCAAGGGTAAAGCCATCCCTGATTGAGTCGCTGATGAAGTAAACGTCGAGGAAGTACTCACCATCCTCTGGATACGCAAACTCCTGGAAGGTGTTTCTGCTACGCTTGAATATCGGCGTCCCAGTGAAACCGAAGAACATTGCCCTCGGGAAGAGGCTCCTCATAACAGCAGCGAGCCTGCCATACTGCGTTCTGTGAGCTTCGTCAATGAGGAAGAGAACCTCCGGCTTTTTAACGGCCTTCTCTGCCTCAAACCTTTCCTCTCCCCGGACCTTCTTCACCCTCACGAGGTCCTTAAACTTTCCATACTGGAACTTTTGAATTGTCGTTATGTGCAGGCCAGTTGGAATGACCCTCCCTGTTTCCTCGCTTTTCATCATTTCCTCAATGCGTTTCCTCAGCTCACCGATGTTCTTTATGACGTCAAAATGGCTCCGGAACTCGTTGTCCTCAACGGCCTCAAAAACCCCCGAGTGCTGATCTTTGAGATCAGTCCTGTCAACAACGAAGAAGACGACAGGATTCCTTCCCTTGTACTTATTGAGGAACCAGTTGGCGACGAAGAACATTATAAAAGTCTTACCGCTTCCCTGCCACTGCCAAACAAGCCCATTCTTCTTGTCGCTCTCCCTCGAGAGGTATTCCTCAATTCTCGCGATTATCCGCCTCGTTGCCCTGTACTGATTCCACCGGGCGATGACCTTGATTCTTTTGGCCCCTTTCTCGTTCTTCTTGAAGAAGAAGGTATAATACCTCAGCACGTCGAGGAGCCTCACGGGGGAGAGCAGGTCGAAGATGTCCGGCTTTTCCTCGTTTGGATACCTCCACTCGAAGGCAGGGGCCCCGCCGGAATCCCTCGGCATCGTTGGAGTGTAAAGCTGTTTGTCCCCGTAGGCAACCCCAAACTGAACGAACCTGAAAAGGGGCTTTGAGTATCGTTCATACTTCCTTATTTGAGTTAATGCCTCCTCTTCCGTGCCATGAACCTTTGACCATCTTCTCCACTCAACATCCTCAAGCTCGACGATTCCCTTCGCTTTCGCCTCAATGATGACCACGGGGATTCCATTAATGAAGAGAGTAAAGTCGGGTTTTATGTTCTCAGGAAAGCCGGGAAACTTGGCCTCGTGAAGGAAAAAGAAGACGTTGTTCGAAGGATTGTCATAATCAACGAGGACTACCCGGTCGTGCTTTCCAAGGGCAATAAGCGAGAGGCCATACTTGAGGTATTCAAGCATCTCCACTTCATTCGAAGACTCGAGCTTCTGCTTTATCTCTTCCCATACTTTACCCTCTTCCTCCTCGGTAAGGTTTGCGAAAAATGCCCTGTTGAGCTCCCGTATCTTCTCCTCCAGCACGTCCCACAGAAGAAGCCCCCCGATCGAATCCCCCAGCCCGCTGTATTCATCCAACATTTTATGTTCTTCAATCCCAAACTTCTCGTTGCCGTCTTCCCACCCGATTCTCAGAAGGTTCTCTTTAATCTCCCGATGAACCACTGACTCAGGTATCAGGGCCATACCCTCTCACCTCTGATCCAGATAACAACTCCTCAAGGGAATTAATAAACTTATCCAACCCGGAACTCCTCAGGCCTCTCTCCTTCAGGATCGCCCGAACGCCCCTCATCTTCTCAAGGAAGAGACCCATAAGGTATTCAAATCTCTCTGACTCGATGACTTTCTTCTGGGCTTCAACCTCCTCCAGAACAACATCAAAGTCAATCCCCATCTCAAGGAGCCTCATAATGTCGTCAATGTCCTTCGAACGGCCCAGAGAGGTTACGCCCTTGAACAGGAAGATATCTTCAGGAGAAACGAGGTGAACCTTAAGCCTCTTCAGCCCTTTGAACTCTTCTGGGATGAAAGCTCTCTCCATAACCCCCTTCGTGAGGGTTATCCCTCTTAAAACCCTCTTGACGAACACATCAAGGTTGAAATCTCCCAGTTCAGGATCCAGCTTTTTGTAAACTGAATAAGCCCCGAGCTTTCTCTGATACTCATGCTCGGCGACCTTAATGTAGATAACCAACCCCTTGCTCGTCCTCAACTCCGGTGATGGATCGGTGAGAACCCCTTCCAGACGGCTCAAGGCACTGAGGCTCTCAACGACAACATCCACGTCAGCAGTCGCTGGCTTGAGACCCCTTAAAGCGAGATTTCCACCCCCGATTAAGTAGAGATGAATCTCCCCCGAGCCCATGAGCCGGGCTTTCTCATCAACGAGCCAAAACTCCTCAATCAGTCTTTCCCTCGTTATCATCGCATTGACCTCCAAAATACTCTCTGCAGAGTTCGTTAACCTCTTCACGGGAAGGGAACGGGTACGGCTTGTCTACTCCACCCAGGTATTCAAGAAGGTCCTCAACGAGGGCCGAGACTCCAAACTTCGCCCCGAGTCTCTTGAACTGTTTTACATCAAAGTGCTGGGCCTTCAGGATAACGAGAGCATAGAGAATTTCCCTTGCCCCTGAACCGAGCTTCAGGGCATGAACGACAACCTCCTCAAGAGTCAGAGCCTTTGAAGGCCAGTAATAATGGTAAACGCCCGCAGAGATAAGTGGCAACCCGTAATCAGAGAAACGAGCGAGACCAGTGAGCTGAAAGTTATCGAAGCTCTTTCCCCTGTAGGAGTCCGTTGCCAGTATAAACTCTCCCACACCGCTCCAGGCTACAGACGCTTTGGGGTCAAACTCCTTCGCCTTTATCGAGTTCTGAAGGTAAAAGTACTCCTCAGCGAAGGCCTTGAGATCCGCAAAACGTTCGCTCAGGAAGTAACCTTCTCTCCTTTTCCCCACGATGAGCCGTTCCAT of Thermococcus celericrescens contains these proteins:
- the taw3 gene encoding tRNA(Phe) 7-((3-amino-3-carboxypropyl)-4-demethylwyosine(37)-N(4))-methyltransferase Taw3 → MKAKREALVSLFTAMREGKVDADIIDHLLLINSIRGIYTTSSCSGRIGIMEEPDLGAKPLARWLIKVHRPMEFEEAREALRNAEKGLIFLKSQPPIFHIVAEDVEKAKRLHELGLASGFKYTTFKVVSKRYLVEINATEYLTAPLGRDGRILVDDEYLRFAVDLGNDMLRRSKGRLPRLEEKFRALREELGEDELFYELAERYMIEENWKLP
- a CDS encoding EVE domain-containing protein, which produces MTYWLCITNRANWKVIKEKNVWGVPRRHRNTIAKVKPGDRLVIYLKQERENKEVLEPKIVGIFEVVSEPYEDSSRIFKAHVPNETYPLRVKIKPVKLGEVDFKPLIPKLKFITNKKRWNGHLMGKAMREIPEEDYKLIESLL
- a CDS encoding transglutaminase domain-containing protein, with product MKLNLLRIQTKRHNLSWREVLRGMIHGILLFLWISIVIVFIPYMYGTFEGEDVTNDVATQIGLNASNPNELALRIYSWEQQNFANPYSVEPEKLPFAERVLAGFGFYQNKQGEIRLFRPFGVFPVPPEWVLHSKLANCREYAEVFVYLMNEAGFKARVVRAPGEDHSWAEYYVGEYKIIFDPSNPRNPVIVNPKQFGKLKNFSHVEAYELMNPGHKEDVSDEYIERGMIVVNAIKNNKPVSGVTVKVMSTYLMERFPERYKKPRPVVVNTTGKDGTAQFKLGPKEYKIVGRKCLFPICWKGETTGKVVAGSTTYATLTLKMDYMTTGMFLTLLGTLVGILVVRFRKRYGNQRSKGSGDLG
- a CDS encoding coiled-coil domain-containing protein, which translates into the protein MRGKRVLMMFLILFIVVPFVWAGDPQTTSPQQASQTPEDKLAECEANLSILQQQLMELNRTLENITRERDYYKGLYENMTVNVTNFELIQIKQNITVLNQRIQQLNSSIRYHLENIENKLYIRLLGVSISIDTLLGFTLLGNLIGFTVLWKQNKKSKGREENKKEVPDKNEVKPVENSNEKT
- a CDS encoding YgjP-like metallopeptidase domain-containing protein: MTSPGRLILMSLRSTASSQERLISSWRSPSSQRCAGMLDELLQQAKDLLGCQRQVRVKVRPLKTSIARVSFKYGTITVDPSVLELDEEEILYVLVHELAHLKAETTYHSSAFWEEVGKVFPENKARELEDSIMTKLHRRMV
- a CDS encoding type I restriction endonuclease subunit R — its product is MALIPESVVHREIKENLLRIGWEDGNEKFGIEEHKMLDEYSGLGDSIGGLLLWDVLEEKIRELNRAFFANLTEEEEGKVWEEIKQKLESSNEVEMLEYLKYGLSLIALGKHDRVVLVDYDNPSNNVFFFLHEAKFPGFPENIKPDFTLFINGIPVVIIEAKAKGIVELEDVEWRRWSKVHGTEEEALTQIRKYERYSKPLFRFVQFGVAYGDKQLYTPTMPRDSGGAPAFEWRYPNEEKPDIFDLLSPVRLLDVLRYYTFFFKKNEKGAKRIKVIARWNQYRATRRIIARIEEYLSRESDKKNGLVWQWQGSGKTFIMFFVANWFLNKYKGRNPVVFFVVDRTDLKDQHSGVFEAVEDNEFRSHFDVIKNIGELRKRIEEMMKSEETGRVIPTGLHITTIQKFQYGKFKDLVRVKKVRGEERFEAEKAVKKPEVLFLIDEAHRTQYGRLAAVMRSLFPRAMFFGFTGTPIFKRSRNTFQEFAYPEDGEYFLDVYFISDSIRDGFTLDIIHEVIEEEDVSIALDENKLKAFIDAYQMNDPEEVEAFLMGRKKSLKMSSKELAEELRKSRVFLESPKEIERFAEYIAKRIYDDTMGFQFKAMVVAVNREACVHFKRALDRAFKNYFCSQIEVLESEGKHDVAEHFRELCQNAERLSEVVMTYQHNETSEVIEEFKKWLKTRREFQKKDYDSINKLIVEWFQEEDYPKVLIVTDMLLTGFDAPILRTMYLYKPIFEHRLLQAVTRVNRPYPGKESGLVVDGVGLLPAVIRVKSIYEMLAKQDPRVLEDFQRNFARSIEEKVKEFEDKLEKVKRELSEIGIEVDIIKAFRKQGRWKELEDEMARIRNILAPIALDFKGNEPRAVRLFNELRETLSMYRSLGAHPARLAYMDDMIAVGTVYSTFVRLVGFTGKKNKFWDDLLRFVHEHMEVGPMRELVKVRLGELSGSEASFEIVARFYRLYYQAEDNAHDPVYKAILERLNRLLEEWLNRNLDLKALKKQLELLERQSEDYEKKKAGRSWQESLVESVIFYVENYLGIKNVELRKFQRELKRLRKLNPRAVKRLSSALFDDLTGAVDFDELEKYRELSREIDKLVEESIVPEVRRHVG
- a CDS encoding MarR family transcriptional regulator — encoded protein: MTLTKAELKVLLALDEPRTLRELSEELGLSKATLSVLLSSLNKKSLVEFEGKKPLVVKPVENKVNDLLRSIKVKYSFLNIESLLAGNSLKVLAALEVREPQPPWLLQLKARVGRATLHRILNELMERLIVGKRREGYFLSERFADLKAFAEEYFYLQNSIKAKEFDPKASVAWSGVGEFILATDSYRGKSFDNFQLTGLARFSDYGLPLISAGVYHYYWPSKALTLEEVVVHALKLGSGAREILYALVILKAQHFDVKQFKRLGAKFGVSALVEDLLEYLGGVDKPYPFPSREEVNELCREYFGGQCDDNEGKTD